The Ornithodoros turicata isolate Travis chromosome 9, ASM3712646v1, whole genome shotgun sequence genome includes a region encoding these proteins:
- the LOC135368270 gene encoding inactive dipeptidyl peptidase 10-like isoform X1: MNYSGGTNVSAKSTQGLERKGTGSRKSSPQEQPTEQLDSELVSSAPDSRNWRGIGIALLVIAGVCALIVTAVILLSPGDKGPRVKQPRISLGDVLLGFFHPRRFNGSWVTDTEFIYRDTDGTLMLYNAETKEKKTLLFNTTFRKFDAKVYQMSPDRNFLLLTHDIKPVYRHTFLAKYEIYDFTSKDLFPLRHSPNHEELQYAAWGKTGSQLVYVFENDVYFISSVLGGAPVRVTQTGVPDVVFNGIPDWLYEEEVLSSPSAMWWSPKGQQLCLARFNDTGVRTISVPVYSTDDLYPGVRDLRYPKSGTANPTVDLFVASLGDLGTTGVKLKSVRPPRELLDRTKEYYVTFVAFLDEQSLVVNFLTRAQNWTQVSVCREGASTWDCAGQAVETASGGWIDLKEPPLVAAGGFFLKLPVQDQRRGNFKHLAAFQEKRKKFLTHGPYDIISILAYSPESKRVFFTSTREGKPGESHLYSVPFNDEETQPICHTCDLGDQCLYNNAVFSSESSRFYILECLGPGVPWVAVRKTSDHSQVEMLDANDELKERVEQRAMPQVRNFYAPLADGYNATVRLLLPPGLRDEEVLKYPFLVHVYGGPDTQQVTEQFRVTWGHSLASRKGVVFAMIDGRGSSRQGDRRLHQVYKRLGTVEVQDQLRVAKYLKAELPFISKEHTAIWGWSYGGYVAAMALAGGDAEPSSDDGVFQCGISVAPVTNWMYYDSAYTERFMGLPSDNVAAYDRSNLLLAVEKLRDKRFYLLHGTADDNVHFQHSMLLVKELTRRNIMHRTQVYPDENHSLGRVLQHLYHSMEDFLDECFEGSDHNVEEIGLMQVKASR, translated from the exons GAGACAAGGGTCCCCGTGTGAAGCAGCCCAGAATCTCGCTGGGAGATGTTCTACTTGGCttcttccacccgagaaggttcAACGGTTCGTGGGTTACAG ACACAGAATTCATCTACAGGGACACTGATGGAACCCTTATGCTTTACAATGCGGAGACGAAAGAGAAGAAGACGCTTCTATTTAATACTACATTT AGGAAGTTTGATGCCAAGGTGTACCAGATGTCGCCCGATAGGAACTTCCTGTTGCTGACGCATGATATCAAGCCC GTTTACAGGCACACGTTCCTTGCCAAATACGAGATCTATGACTTTACTAGCAA GGATTTGTTTCCATTGAGGCATAGTCCTAATCATGAAGAATTGCAATACGCAGCGTGGGGGAAAACTGGAAGCCAGTTA GTGTATGTGTTTGAGAATGACGTCTACTTCATATCAAGCGTGTTGGGTGGGGCACCCGTGCGCGTGACGCAGACTGGTGTGCCAGACGTAGTATTCAACGGAATACCGGACTGGCTGTACGAGGAAGAAGTGCTGAGTTCTCCCTCCGCCATGTGGTGGTCTCCAAAGGGTCAGCAGCTGTGCCTAGCGCGGTTCAACGACACCGGCGTGCGTACCATCAGCGTGCCGGTGTATTCAACCGACGACCTCTATCCGGGCGTAAGGGACTTACGATATCCAAAGTCTGGCACAGCCAACCCCACTGTGGACCTGTTTGTCGCGTCGCTGGGAGACCTCGGAACGACTGGCGTCAAACTGAAAAGCGTCAGACCTCCCAGGGAGCTCCTCGATAGGACGAAAGA GTATTACGTGACGTTTGTGGCATTTCTGGACGAGCAATCGCTAGTGGTGAACTTCCTGACACGGGCACAGAACTGGACGCAGGTGTCGGTGTGCCGGGAGGGCGCCTCGACTTGGGACTGCGCGGGGCAGGCCGTCGAGACGGCCTCGGGCGGCTGGATCGACCTAAAGGAGCCGCCGCTTGTCGCTGCCGGCGGCTTCTTTCTCAAACTCCCCGTACAAGACCAACGCCGTGGAAACTTCAAACACCTTGCTGCTTTCCAA GAGAAACGCAAAAAGTTTTTGACTCACGGGCCGTACGACATTATCAGCATCTTGGCCTACAGTCCGGAATCCAAGCGCGT GTTCTTCACGAGCACGCGAGAAGGAAAGCCCGGAGAATCTCACCTCTACAGCGTGCCGTTCAACGACGAAGAAACTCAGCCAATATGTCACACGTGCGACTTGGGCGACCAGTGCCTCTACAACAATGCCGTCTTCTCGTCTGAGAGCAGTCGCTTCTATATACTCGAGTGCCTTGGACCCGGAGTGCCTTGGGTTGCCGTCCGCAAGACGAGCGATCATAGTCAAG TGGAGATGCTGGACGCTAACGATGAACTTAAGGAGCGTGTGGAACAGAGAGCCATGCCGCAAGTCCGCAACTTCTACGCTCCTCTGGCAGACGGATACA ATGCCACTGTCCGTCTTCTGCTGCCTCCTGGACTTCGGGACGAAGAGGTGCTCAAGTACCCGTTCCTGGTGCATGTGTACGGTGGGCCCGACACCCAGCAGGTTACGGAACAGTTCCGTGTTACCTGGGGCCATTCGTTGGCCAGCCGCAAGGGCGTCGTCTTCGCCATGATCGACGGCCGAGGATCCAGCCGACAGGGCGACCGACGACTTCACCAAGTCTACAAACGCCTGGGAACCGTCGAGGTCCAGGACCAGCTTCGGGTTGCCAA ATACCTAAAAGCAGAGCTGCCTTTCATCAGCAAGGAACACACGGCCATATGGGGGTGGTCCTATGGCGGCTATGTAGCCGCCATGGCATTGGCCGGTGGAGATGCCGAACCTAGCAGCGACGACGGTGTCTTCCAGTGCGGCATCTCTGTCGCCCCAGTCACCAACTGGATGTACTACGACTCTGCCTACACGGAACGCTTCATGGGTTTGCCCTCAGACAACGTGGCAGCGTACGACCGAAGCAATctccttctggcagttgagaAACTGCGTGACAAGCGCTTCTACCTCCTGCACGGCACCGCTGatg ACAATGTCCACTTCCAGCATTCCATGTTGCTAGTCAAAGAGCTGACCCGCAGAAATATCATGCATAGAACCCAG GTCTACCCCGATGAAAACCACTCCTTGGGCCGCGTACTGCAACACCTCTACCACTCCATGGAAGACTTTCTCGACGAGTGCTTCGAGGGCTCCGACCACAACGTCGAAGAGATAGGGTTGATGCAAGTGAAGGCATCGCGGTAA
- the LOC135368270 gene encoding inactive dipeptidyl peptidase 10-like isoform X3 has translation MAEPYPIYDEEELVSSAPDSRNWRGIGIALLVIAGVCALIVTAVILLSPGDKGPRVKQPRISLGDVLLGFFHPRRFNGSWVTDTEFIYRDTDGTLMLYNAETKEKKTLLFNTTFRKFDAKVYQMSPDRNFLLLTHDIKPVYRHTFLAKYEIYDFTSKDLFPLRHSPNHEELQYAAWGKTGSQLVYVFENDVYFISSVLGGAPVRVTQTGVPDVVFNGIPDWLYEEEVLSSPSAMWWSPKGQQLCLARFNDTGVRTISVPVYSTDDLYPGVRDLRYPKSGTANPTVDLFVASLGDLGTTGVKLKSVRPPRELLDRTKEYYVTFVAFLDEQSLVVNFLTRAQNWTQVSVCREGASTWDCAGQAVETASGGWIDLKEPPLVAAGGFFLKLPVQDQRRGNFKHLAAFQEKRKKFLTHGPYDIISILAYSPESKRVFFTSTREGKPGESHLYSVPFNDEETQPICHTCDLGDQCLYNNAVFSSESSRFYILECLGPGVPWVAVRKTSDHSQVEMLDANDELKERVEQRAMPQVRNFYAPLADGYNATVRLLLPPGLRDEEVLKYPFLVHVYGGPDTQQVTEQFRVTWGHSLASRKGVVFAMIDGRGSSRQGDRRLHQVYKRLGTVEVQDQLRVAKYLKAELPFISKEHTAIWGWSYGGYVAAMALAGGDAEPSSDDGVFQCGISVAPVTNWMYYDSAYTERFMGLPSDNVAAYDRSNLLLAVEKLRDKRFYLLHGTADDNVHFQHSMLLVKELTRRNIMHRTQVYPDENHSLGRVLQHLYHSMEDFLDECFEGSDHNVEEIGLMQVKASR, from the exons GAGACAAGGGTCCCCGTGTGAAGCAGCCCAGAATCTCGCTGGGAGATGTTCTACTTGGCttcttccacccgagaaggttcAACGGTTCGTGGGTTACAG ACACAGAATTCATCTACAGGGACACTGATGGAACCCTTATGCTTTACAATGCGGAGACGAAAGAGAAGAAGACGCTTCTATTTAATACTACATTT AGGAAGTTTGATGCCAAGGTGTACCAGATGTCGCCCGATAGGAACTTCCTGTTGCTGACGCATGATATCAAGCCC GTTTACAGGCACACGTTCCTTGCCAAATACGAGATCTATGACTTTACTAGCAA GGATTTGTTTCCATTGAGGCATAGTCCTAATCATGAAGAATTGCAATACGCAGCGTGGGGGAAAACTGGAAGCCAGTTA GTGTATGTGTTTGAGAATGACGTCTACTTCATATCAAGCGTGTTGGGTGGGGCACCCGTGCGCGTGACGCAGACTGGTGTGCCAGACGTAGTATTCAACGGAATACCGGACTGGCTGTACGAGGAAGAAGTGCTGAGTTCTCCCTCCGCCATGTGGTGGTCTCCAAAGGGTCAGCAGCTGTGCCTAGCGCGGTTCAACGACACCGGCGTGCGTACCATCAGCGTGCCGGTGTATTCAACCGACGACCTCTATCCGGGCGTAAGGGACTTACGATATCCAAAGTCTGGCACAGCCAACCCCACTGTGGACCTGTTTGTCGCGTCGCTGGGAGACCTCGGAACGACTGGCGTCAAACTGAAAAGCGTCAGACCTCCCAGGGAGCTCCTCGATAGGACGAAAGA GTATTACGTGACGTTTGTGGCATTTCTGGACGAGCAATCGCTAGTGGTGAACTTCCTGACACGGGCACAGAACTGGACGCAGGTGTCGGTGTGCCGGGAGGGCGCCTCGACTTGGGACTGCGCGGGGCAGGCCGTCGAGACGGCCTCGGGCGGCTGGATCGACCTAAAGGAGCCGCCGCTTGTCGCTGCCGGCGGCTTCTTTCTCAAACTCCCCGTACAAGACCAACGCCGTGGAAACTTCAAACACCTTGCTGCTTTCCAA GAGAAACGCAAAAAGTTTTTGACTCACGGGCCGTACGACATTATCAGCATCTTGGCCTACAGTCCGGAATCCAAGCGCGT GTTCTTCACGAGCACGCGAGAAGGAAAGCCCGGAGAATCTCACCTCTACAGCGTGCCGTTCAACGACGAAGAAACTCAGCCAATATGTCACACGTGCGACTTGGGCGACCAGTGCCTCTACAACAATGCCGTCTTCTCGTCTGAGAGCAGTCGCTTCTATATACTCGAGTGCCTTGGACCCGGAGTGCCTTGGGTTGCCGTCCGCAAGACGAGCGATCATAGTCAAG TGGAGATGCTGGACGCTAACGATGAACTTAAGGAGCGTGTGGAACAGAGAGCCATGCCGCAAGTCCGCAACTTCTACGCTCCTCTGGCAGACGGATACA ATGCCACTGTCCGTCTTCTGCTGCCTCCTGGACTTCGGGACGAAGAGGTGCTCAAGTACCCGTTCCTGGTGCATGTGTACGGTGGGCCCGACACCCAGCAGGTTACGGAACAGTTCCGTGTTACCTGGGGCCATTCGTTGGCCAGCCGCAAGGGCGTCGTCTTCGCCATGATCGACGGCCGAGGATCCAGCCGACAGGGCGACCGACGACTTCACCAAGTCTACAAACGCCTGGGAACCGTCGAGGTCCAGGACCAGCTTCGGGTTGCCAA ATACCTAAAAGCAGAGCTGCCTTTCATCAGCAAGGAACACACGGCCATATGGGGGTGGTCCTATGGCGGCTATGTAGCCGCCATGGCATTGGCCGGTGGAGATGCCGAACCTAGCAGCGACGACGGTGTCTTCCAGTGCGGCATCTCTGTCGCCCCAGTCACCAACTGGATGTACTACGACTCTGCCTACACGGAACGCTTCATGGGTTTGCCCTCAGACAACGTGGCAGCGTACGACCGAAGCAATctccttctggcagttgagaAACTGCGTGACAAGCGCTTCTACCTCCTGCACGGCACCGCTGatg ACAATGTCCACTTCCAGCATTCCATGTTGCTAGTCAAAGAGCTGACCCGCAGAAATATCATGCATAGAACCCAG GTCTACCCCGATGAAAACCACTCCTTGGGCCGCGTACTGCAACACCTCTACCACTCCATGGAAGACTTTCTCGACGAGTGCTTCGAGGGCTCCGACCACAACGTCGAAGAGATAGGGTTGATGCAAGTGAAGGCATCGCGGTAA
- the LOC135368270 gene encoding inactive dipeptidyl peptidase 10-like isoform X5, with protein sequence MELVSSAPDSRNWRGIGIALLVIAGVCALIVTAVILLSPGDKGPRVKQPRISLGDVLLGFFHPRRFNGSWVTDTEFIYRDTDGTLMLYNAETKEKKTLLFNTTFRKFDAKVYQMSPDRNFLLLTHDIKPVYRHTFLAKYEIYDFTSKDLFPLRHSPNHEELQYAAWGKTGSQLVYVFENDVYFISSVLGGAPVRVTQTGVPDVVFNGIPDWLYEEEVLSSPSAMWWSPKGQQLCLARFNDTGVRTISVPVYSTDDLYPGVRDLRYPKSGTANPTVDLFVASLGDLGTTGVKLKSVRPPRELLDRTKEYYVTFVAFLDEQSLVVNFLTRAQNWTQVSVCREGASTWDCAGQAVETASGGWIDLKEPPLVAAGGFFLKLPVQDQRRGNFKHLAAFQEKRKKFLTHGPYDIISILAYSPESKRVFFTSTREGKPGESHLYSVPFNDEETQPICHTCDLGDQCLYNNAVFSSESSRFYILECLGPGVPWVAVRKTSDHSQVEMLDANDELKERVEQRAMPQVRNFYAPLADGYNATVRLLLPPGLRDEEVLKYPFLVHVYGGPDTQQVTEQFRVTWGHSLASRKGVVFAMIDGRGSSRQGDRRLHQVYKRLGTVEVQDQLRVAKYLKAELPFISKEHTAIWGWSYGGYVAAMALAGGDAEPSSDDGVFQCGISVAPVTNWMYYDSAYTERFMGLPSDNVAAYDRSNLLLAVEKLRDKRFYLLHGTADDNVHFQHSMLLVKELTRRNIMHRTQVYPDENHSLGRVLQHLYHSMEDFLDECFEGSDHNVEEIGLMQVKASR encoded by the exons GAGACAAGGGTCCCCGTGTGAAGCAGCCCAGAATCTCGCTGGGAGATGTTCTACTTGGCttcttccacccgagaaggttcAACGGTTCGTGGGTTACAG ACACAGAATTCATCTACAGGGACACTGATGGAACCCTTATGCTTTACAATGCGGAGACGAAAGAGAAGAAGACGCTTCTATTTAATACTACATTT AGGAAGTTTGATGCCAAGGTGTACCAGATGTCGCCCGATAGGAACTTCCTGTTGCTGACGCATGATATCAAGCCC GTTTACAGGCACACGTTCCTTGCCAAATACGAGATCTATGACTTTACTAGCAA GGATTTGTTTCCATTGAGGCATAGTCCTAATCATGAAGAATTGCAATACGCAGCGTGGGGGAAAACTGGAAGCCAGTTA GTGTATGTGTTTGAGAATGACGTCTACTTCATATCAAGCGTGTTGGGTGGGGCACCCGTGCGCGTGACGCAGACTGGTGTGCCAGACGTAGTATTCAACGGAATACCGGACTGGCTGTACGAGGAAGAAGTGCTGAGTTCTCCCTCCGCCATGTGGTGGTCTCCAAAGGGTCAGCAGCTGTGCCTAGCGCGGTTCAACGACACCGGCGTGCGTACCATCAGCGTGCCGGTGTATTCAACCGACGACCTCTATCCGGGCGTAAGGGACTTACGATATCCAAAGTCTGGCACAGCCAACCCCACTGTGGACCTGTTTGTCGCGTCGCTGGGAGACCTCGGAACGACTGGCGTCAAACTGAAAAGCGTCAGACCTCCCAGGGAGCTCCTCGATAGGACGAAAGA GTATTACGTGACGTTTGTGGCATTTCTGGACGAGCAATCGCTAGTGGTGAACTTCCTGACACGGGCACAGAACTGGACGCAGGTGTCGGTGTGCCGGGAGGGCGCCTCGACTTGGGACTGCGCGGGGCAGGCCGTCGAGACGGCCTCGGGCGGCTGGATCGACCTAAAGGAGCCGCCGCTTGTCGCTGCCGGCGGCTTCTTTCTCAAACTCCCCGTACAAGACCAACGCCGTGGAAACTTCAAACACCTTGCTGCTTTCCAA GAGAAACGCAAAAAGTTTTTGACTCACGGGCCGTACGACATTATCAGCATCTTGGCCTACAGTCCGGAATCCAAGCGCGT GTTCTTCACGAGCACGCGAGAAGGAAAGCCCGGAGAATCTCACCTCTACAGCGTGCCGTTCAACGACGAAGAAACTCAGCCAATATGTCACACGTGCGACTTGGGCGACCAGTGCCTCTACAACAATGCCGTCTTCTCGTCTGAGAGCAGTCGCTTCTATATACTCGAGTGCCTTGGACCCGGAGTGCCTTGGGTTGCCGTCCGCAAGACGAGCGATCATAGTCAAG TGGAGATGCTGGACGCTAACGATGAACTTAAGGAGCGTGTGGAACAGAGAGCCATGCCGCAAGTCCGCAACTTCTACGCTCCTCTGGCAGACGGATACA ATGCCACTGTCCGTCTTCTGCTGCCTCCTGGACTTCGGGACGAAGAGGTGCTCAAGTACCCGTTCCTGGTGCATGTGTACGGTGGGCCCGACACCCAGCAGGTTACGGAACAGTTCCGTGTTACCTGGGGCCATTCGTTGGCCAGCCGCAAGGGCGTCGTCTTCGCCATGATCGACGGCCGAGGATCCAGCCGACAGGGCGACCGACGACTTCACCAAGTCTACAAACGCCTGGGAACCGTCGAGGTCCAGGACCAGCTTCGGGTTGCCAA ATACCTAAAAGCAGAGCTGCCTTTCATCAGCAAGGAACACACGGCCATATGGGGGTGGTCCTATGGCGGCTATGTAGCCGCCATGGCATTGGCCGGTGGAGATGCCGAACCTAGCAGCGACGACGGTGTCTTCCAGTGCGGCATCTCTGTCGCCCCAGTCACCAACTGGATGTACTACGACTCTGCCTACACGGAACGCTTCATGGGTTTGCCCTCAGACAACGTGGCAGCGTACGACCGAAGCAATctccttctggcagttgagaAACTGCGTGACAAGCGCTTCTACCTCCTGCACGGCACCGCTGatg ACAATGTCCACTTCCAGCATTCCATGTTGCTAGTCAAAGAGCTGACCCGCAGAAATATCATGCATAGAACCCAG GTCTACCCCGATGAAAACCACTCCTTGGGCCGCGTACTGCAACACCTCTACCACTCCATGGAAGACTTTCTCGACGAGTGCTTCGAGGGCTCCGACCACAACGTCGAAGAGATAGGGTTGATGCAAGTGAAGGCATCGCGGTAA
- the LOC135368270 gene encoding inactive dipeptidyl peptidase 10-like isoform X4, translating into MDYAIEQELVSSAPDSRNWRGIGIALLVIAGVCALIVTAVILLSPGDKGPRVKQPRISLGDVLLGFFHPRRFNGSWVTDTEFIYRDTDGTLMLYNAETKEKKTLLFNTTFRKFDAKVYQMSPDRNFLLLTHDIKPVYRHTFLAKYEIYDFTSKDLFPLRHSPNHEELQYAAWGKTGSQLVYVFENDVYFISSVLGGAPVRVTQTGVPDVVFNGIPDWLYEEEVLSSPSAMWWSPKGQQLCLARFNDTGVRTISVPVYSTDDLYPGVRDLRYPKSGTANPTVDLFVASLGDLGTTGVKLKSVRPPRELLDRTKEYYVTFVAFLDEQSLVVNFLTRAQNWTQVSVCREGASTWDCAGQAVETASGGWIDLKEPPLVAAGGFFLKLPVQDQRRGNFKHLAAFQEKRKKFLTHGPYDIISILAYSPESKRVFFTSTREGKPGESHLYSVPFNDEETQPICHTCDLGDQCLYNNAVFSSESSRFYILECLGPGVPWVAVRKTSDHSQVEMLDANDELKERVEQRAMPQVRNFYAPLADGYNATVRLLLPPGLRDEEVLKYPFLVHVYGGPDTQQVTEQFRVTWGHSLASRKGVVFAMIDGRGSSRQGDRRLHQVYKRLGTVEVQDQLRVAKYLKAELPFISKEHTAIWGWSYGGYVAAMALAGGDAEPSSDDGVFQCGISVAPVTNWMYYDSAYTERFMGLPSDNVAAYDRSNLLLAVEKLRDKRFYLLHGTADDNVHFQHSMLLVKELTRRNIMHRTQVYPDENHSLGRVLQHLYHSMEDFLDECFEGSDHNVEEIGLMQVKASR; encoded by the exons GAGACAAGGGTCCCCGTGTGAAGCAGCCCAGAATCTCGCTGGGAGATGTTCTACTTGGCttcttccacccgagaaggttcAACGGTTCGTGGGTTACAG ACACAGAATTCATCTACAGGGACACTGATGGAACCCTTATGCTTTACAATGCGGAGACGAAAGAGAAGAAGACGCTTCTATTTAATACTACATTT AGGAAGTTTGATGCCAAGGTGTACCAGATGTCGCCCGATAGGAACTTCCTGTTGCTGACGCATGATATCAAGCCC GTTTACAGGCACACGTTCCTTGCCAAATACGAGATCTATGACTTTACTAGCAA GGATTTGTTTCCATTGAGGCATAGTCCTAATCATGAAGAATTGCAATACGCAGCGTGGGGGAAAACTGGAAGCCAGTTA GTGTATGTGTTTGAGAATGACGTCTACTTCATATCAAGCGTGTTGGGTGGGGCACCCGTGCGCGTGACGCAGACTGGTGTGCCAGACGTAGTATTCAACGGAATACCGGACTGGCTGTACGAGGAAGAAGTGCTGAGTTCTCCCTCCGCCATGTGGTGGTCTCCAAAGGGTCAGCAGCTGTGCCTAGCGCGGTTCAACGACACCGGCGTGCGTACCATCAGCGTGCCGGTGTATTCAACCGACGACCTCTATCCGGGCGTAAGGGACTTACGATATCCAAAGTCTGGCACAGCCAACCCCACTGTGGACCTGTTTGTCGCGTCGCTGGGAGACCTCGGAACGACTGGCGTCAAACTGAAAAGCGTCAGACCTCCCAGGGAGCTCCTCGATAGGACGAAAGA GTATTACGTGACGTTTGTGGCATTTCTGGACGAGCAATCGCTAGTGGTGAACTTCCTGACACGGGCACAGAACTGGACGCAGGTGTCGGTGTGCCGGGAGGGCGCCTCGACTTGGGACTGCGCGGGGCAGGCCGTCGAGACGGCCTCGGGCGGCTGGATCGACCTAAAGGAGCCGCCGCTTGTCGCTGCCGGCGGCTTCTTTCTCAAACTCCCCGTACAAGACCAACGCCGTGGAAACTTCAAACACCTTGCTGCTTTCCAA GAGAAACGCAAAAAGTTTTTGACTCACGGGCCGTACGACATTATCAGCATCTTGGCCTACAGTCCGGAATCCAAGCGCGT GTTCTTCACGAGCACGCGAGAAGGAAAGCCCGGAGAATCTCACCTCTACAGCGTGCCGTTCAACGACGAAGAAACTCAGCCAATATGTCACACGTGCGACTTGGGCGACCAGTGCCTCTACAACAATGCCGTCTTCTCGTCTGAGAGCAGTCGCTTCTATATACTCGAGTGCCTTGGACCCGGAGTGCCTTGGGTTGCCGTCCGCAAGACGAGCGATCATAGTCAAG TGGAGATGCTGGACGCTAACGATGAACTTAAGGAGCGTGTGGAACAGAGAGCCATGCCGCAAGTCCGCAACTTCTACGCTCCTCTGGCAGACGGATACA ATGCCACTGTCCGTCTTCTGCTGCCTCCTGGACTTCGGGACGAAGAGGTGCTCAAGTACCCGTTCCTGGTGCATGTGTACGGTGGGCCCGACACCCAGCAGGTTACGGAACAGTTCCGTGTTACCTGGGGCCATTCGTTGGCCAGCCGCAAGGGCGTCGTCTTCGCCATGATCGACGGCCGAGGATCCAGCCGACAGGGCGACCGACGACTTCACCAAGTCTACAAACGCCTGGGAACCGTCGAGGTCCAGGACCAGCTTCGGGTTGCCAA ATACCTAAAAGCAGAGCTGCCTTTCATCAGCAAGGAACACACGGCCATATGGGGGTGGTCCTATGGCGGCTATGTAGCCGCCATGGCATTGGCCGGTGGAGATGCCGAACCTAGCAGCGACGACGGTGTCTTCCAGTGCGGCATCTCTGTCGCCCCAGTCACCAACTGGATGTACTACGACTCTGCCTACACGGAACGCTTCATGGGTTTGCCCTCAGACAACGTGGCAGCGTACGACCGAAGCAATctccttctggcagttgagaAACTGCGTGACAAGCGCTTCTACCTCCTGCACGGCACCGCTGatg ACAATGTCCACTTCCAGCATTCCATGTTGCTAGTCAAAGAGCTGACCCGCAGAAATATCATGCATAGAACCCAG GTCTACCCCGATGAAAACCACTCCTTGGGCCGCGTACTGCAACACCTCTACCACTCCATGGAAGACTTTCTCGACGAGTGCTTCGAGGGCTCCGACCACAACGTCGAAGAGATAGGGTTGATGCAAGTGAAGGCATCGCGGTAA